The following proteins come from a genomic window of Proteiniphilum propionicum:
- a CDS encoding restriction endonuclease subunit S — protein sequence MKKYDSYKDSGIEWIGEIPSHWAVNKVKHNFSFKTGFTPPSGKSEYYEDGTHVWINISDLQEKEISDSVNKITDKAIEDFKPEIVQKGSLLYSFKLSVGRVGFNTMDCYTNEAIFSINPDSSTNLNFFYYSLPDQILKNANENIYGAKILNQELIKNAYLVIPPTTEQTSIANFLDLKTSEIDELIADKKRLLELYEEEKTAIINQAVTKGLDPNVPMKDSGIEWLGEIPEHWEVKKLKYVADIILGKMLTPEDKGNYKLKPYLRAANLCWHHVNVEDVKEMWFSEKELEKYLVTKNDLLVSEGGEVGRTCIWNEELNECYIQNSVHKVTVNNKCDPSYFLQLFYLYGVKGAFDLVVNKISIAHLTREKLKEVEFTLPPLSEQKVIVHHIESECSKIDFKKARTEELIELLTEYRTALISEAVTGKIKVIED from the coding sequence ATGAAAAAATACGATTCATATAAAGATTCAGGTATTGAATGGATTGGTGAGATTCCGAGTCATTGGGCGGTTAATAAAGTGAAGCATAACTTCTCCTTTAAAACTGGATTTACACCACCCAGTGGCAAATCAGAATATTATGAGGATGGTACCCATGTGTGGATTAATATTAGTGATTTACAAGAAAAAGAGATAAGCGACTCAGTGAATAAGATAACTGATAAAGCAATTGAAGACTTCAAGCCTGAAATTGTACAGAAAGGATCTTTACTCTATAGTTTTAAGTTATCTGTAGGACGTGTTGGATTCAACACTATGGATTGTTACACTAATGAAGCTATATTTTCAATAAATCCAGATAGCTCTACAAATCTAAATTTCTTTTATTATTCTCTTCCTGATCAAATATTAAAGAATGCAAACGAAAATATTTATGGTGCTAAAATACTGAATCAAGAGCTAATAAAAAATGCATACTTAGTTATACCGCCAACAACTGAACAAACCTCCATCGCCAACTTCCTCGACCTCAAAACCTCTGAAATTGATGAGCTGATTGCCGACAAAAAACGTTTGTTAGAACTTTATGAAGAAGAAAAAACTGCTATCATTAACCAAGCTGTTACAAAAGGTCTCGATCCTAATGTACCTATGAAAGATTCAGGTATTGAGTGGTTGGGTGAAATTCCGGAGCATTGGGAGGTGAAGAAGTTGAAATATGTTGCGGATATCATACTTGGTAAAATGTTGACTCCAGAAGACAAAGGAAATTATAAATTGAAACCATACTTAAGGGCAGCTAATTTATGTTGGCATCATGTCAATGTAGAAGATGTAAAAGAAATGTGGTTTTCTGAAAAGGAATTAGAAAAATACCTTGTCACCAAAAATGATCTATTAGTGAGCGAAGGTGGAGAAGTGGGGAGAACATGTATTTGGAATGAAGAACTTAATGAGTGCTATATACAAAATTCGGTTCATAAAGTTACTGTGAATAATAAATGTGATCCAAGCTATTTTTTACAACTATTCTATCTGTATGGAGTAAAAGGAGCTTTTGACTTAGTTGTAAACAAGATAAGTATCGCTCATTTGACACGTGAAAAGTTAAAAGAGGTTGAATTCACACTACCTCCTCTATCTGAACAAAAAGTTATAGTCCACCACATCGAATCCGAGTGCTCAAAAATTGACTTTAAAAAAGCCCGCACAGAAGAGCTAATCGAACTACTAACAGAATATCGCACAGCTTTAATAAGTGAAGCAGTAACAGGAAAAATAAAGGTAATTGAAGATTAA
- a CDS encoding type I restriction endonuclease subunit R, which produces MNITTENTFETALVQSLTEKGGYTQGNAQDYSHELGLFKYEVLKFLQETQPKRWERVSSIHGDNVDERIIQRLYRELDLRGSLDVLRNGFVDNGVRFQMAYYKPASTLNPEATELYNQNSLKVYRQVYYSSKNMNSVDVLLSLNGIPLATLELKNQFTGQDVGNALKQYGTSRDNRELLFAFKKRTLVHFAVDQDEVYMTTKLDGSKTFWLPFNKGYNHGKGNPLNPDGYKTAYLWENILQKDSWLEIIQSFAHLEKEEFTTGTSTYIKEKLIFPRYHQLDTVREITEDVLDKGCGKNYLVQHSAGSGKSNTIAWLSYRLSSLHNSLDERVFDSVIVITDRRVLDKQLQDTIYQFEHKTGVVQKIDKDSEQLAIALTYGTNIIITTLQKFPYVIDKVKDLPERKYAVIIDEAHSSQGGEASKKLKEVLSSKSSDEAVADDQEDDYTEEDYIREQIEKSAISRGKQNNISFFAFTATPKYKTLQVFGEKDENGKPAPFHLYSMRQAIEEGFIKDVLLNYTTYELYYKLSKAIEDDPKLNKGKASKAIGKYVSLHPHNLAQKTEIIIEHFRQVVSKKIGGKAKAMVVCSSRLHAKRYFEEFERYIKAMGYGNDIKILVAFSGKVIDDNAPDGVSEPQMTGYSEKELPNVFVKNEYKILIVADKYQTGFDQPLLHTMYVDKKLSGVKAVQTLSRLNRNHPGKEDPFVLDFVNDRETILASFQPYYEVTTVKEETDVNHLYDLKGKLDEFQVYWVQEIDDFANIYFDPEAKQNSAVHQKRLYAITDKAVERYKAIEKEEKQDEFKKGLRTWTNLYAFLAQIMPFTDTEFEKFYAYAKLLQTRLPRRNLSDTVHLDDELALEYYRLQKIKEGAIVLEKGEEGELSGTSEAGLKRSKKEEAHLSEIIDVLNERFGTEFDEADRLFFDQIEAELMEDETLQKQAKVNRLDTFKFAFDDNFIDVLISRVEQNSEIVDKILTNKAFGDWVKDFYMKRTYSRLNQ; this is translated from the coding sequence ATGAATATCACAACCGAAAACACATTTGAAACTGCATTGGTGCAGTCGCTGACAGAAAAAGGTGGGTACACTCAGGGCAATGCTCAGGATTATAGCCATGAGCTTGGACTGTTCAAATATGAGGTGTTGAAATTTCTTCAGGAGACACAGCCAAAACGATGGGAAAGGGTGTCTTCTATACATGGTGATAATGTTGATGAAAGAATAATACAAAGGCTTTATCGTGAACTGGATCTGCGTGGAAGCCTTGATGTTCTTCGTAATGGTTTTGTGGATAATGGTGTTCGGTTTCAGATGGCATATTACAAACCTGCTTCAACGCTTAACCCTGAAGCTACGGAGCTATATAATCAGAATAGCTTAAAGGTCTACAGGCAGGTCTATTATAGCTCTAAGAACATGAATTCGGTTGATGTGCTTTTATCTCTTAACGGAATACCTTTAGCTACTCTTGAACTTAAGAACCAGTTCACTGGACAGGATGTCGGTAATGCTCTAAAGCAATATGGCACTTCAAGAGATAACAGAGAACTGCTGTTTGCGTTCAAAAAGCGTACTCTTGTGCATTTTGCTGTTGATCAGGATGAGGTTTATATGACAACCAAGCTTGATGGCAGTAAAACATTCTGGCTTCCGTTTAATAAAGGCTATAACCATGGAAAGGGGAATCCACTAAATCCCGATGGTTATAAAACTGCTTACTTATGGGAGAATATTCTGCAAAAAGATAGCTGGTTGGAGATTATACAGAGTTTTGCACATCTTGAAAAGGAAGAATTCACCACAGGTACCAGTACTTATATCAAAGAGAAACTGATATTTCCAAGGTATCATCAACTAGATACTGTAAGGGAGATAACTGAAGATGTTTTAGATAAAGGTTGCGGCAAGAACTATCTTGTTCAGCACTCTGCAGGTTCTGGAAAGAGTAACACAATCGCATGGCTGTCATACAGGCTGTCCAGCTTGCACAACTCACTTGATGAAAGAGTATTTGATTCTGTTATTGTTATTACAGATAGAAGAGTACTCGACAAACAACTACAGGATACTATCTATCAGTTCGAACATAAAACAGGTGTTGTTCAAAAGATAGATAAGGATAGTGAACAATTGGCTATAGCACTTACTTATGGAACAAATATTATTATTACCACATTGCAAAAATTCCCGTATGTTATTGACAAAGTAAAAGACCTGCCGGAACGCAAGTATGCTGTAATTATAGATGAAGCTCATAGTTCACAGGGTGGTGAAGCAAGTAAAAAGCTTAAAGAGGTATTATCATCCAAATCATCGGATGAAGCTGTAGCAGATGATCAGGAAGATGATTATACTGAAGAAGATTATATCAGGGAACAAATCGAGAAATCAGCTATTTCGAGAGGTAAACAGAATAACATATCTTTCTTTGCATTTACAGCAACTCCAAAATACAAGACTCTGCAGGTATTCGGAGAAAAGGATGAGAATGGCAAACCTGCACCTTTTCATCTTTACTCAATGCGACAAGCTATTGAAGAAGGTTTTATAAAGGATGTTCTGCTTAATTACACAACCTATGAGCTCTACTATAAGTTATCTAAAGCTATTGAAGATGATCCTAAGCTAAACAAGGGTAAAGCATCAAAAGCTATTGGTAAATACGTGTCATTGCACCCACATAATCTGGCACAGAAGACTGAAATCATTATTGAGCATTTCAGGCAGGTGGTATCCAAGAAAATAGGAGGTAAGGCTAAAGCTATGGTAGTTTGTAGCTCAAGACTTCATGCTAAACGATATTTTGAGGAGTTTGAGCGATATATCAAAGCAATGGGTTATGGAAATGATATCAAGATATTAGTAGCTTTCTCCGGCAAAGTGATAGATGACAATGCACCTGACGGTGTGTCTGAACCGCAAATGACAGGTTACAGCGAAAAAGAACTACCCAATGTATTTGTAAAAAATGAATATAAGATTCTGATTGTTGCCGATAAATATCAGACGGGATTTGATCAGCCTCTTCTGCATACAATGTATGTGGATAAGAAACTGTCAGGAGTTAAGGCTGTACAAACTCTCTCACGTCTTAACAGAAATCATCCCGGTAAGGAAGATCCATTTGTATTGGATTTTGTTAATGACAGGGAAACAATCTTAGCTTCTTTCCAGCCATATTATGAGGTAACGACCGTAAAAGAAGAGACTGATGTAAATCATTTGTATGATCTTAAAGGTAAGCTCGATGAATTTCAGGTCTATTGGGTGCAGGAGATTGATGACTTTGCCAATATCTATTTTGATCCTGAAGCAAAACAAAATAGTGCTGTACATCAAAAACGTCTTTATGCTATCACTGATAAAGCTGTTGAGAGATACAAAGCAATAGAAAAGGAAGAAAAACAGGATGAGTTTAAAAAAGGATTACGTACATGGACAAATCTGTATGCTTTCTTAGCGCAGATTATGCCTTTCACGGATACGGAATTCGAGAAGTTCTATGCTTATGCCAAGCTATTGCAAACAAGATTACCGAGAAGAAATCTCTCCGATACTGTACATTTAGATGATGAACTGGCACTTGAGTATTATCGCCTTCAAAAGATAAAAGAGGGTGCAATTGTTCTTGAAAAAGGAGAAGAAGGTGAATTGAGCGGAACTTCGGAAGCTGGACTAAAAAGATCTAAGAAAGAAGAAGCACACTTATCAGAAATAATTGATGTACTTAATGAACGATTTGGAACCGAATTTGATGAAGCAGACCGACTTTTCTTTGATCAGATAGAAGCTGAGCTCATGGAGGATGAAACCCTGCAGAAACAGGCAAAAGTAAACAGATTAGACACTTTCAAATTTGCATTTGATGATAACTTCATTGATGTACTAATTAGCAGGGTAGAACAGAACAGCGAGATCGTAGATAAGATACTTACCAATAAAGCATTTGGTGATTGGGTGAAGGATTTTTATATGAAAAGAACATACTCAAGGCTAAATCAGTAA
- a CDS encoding FKBP-type peptidyl-prolyl cis-trans isomerase, producing MTTTKKIYFYVLILIGSILLFLNSCEKGDIDDNGGNNEKGDVPVLSTTEITDITNTTATSGGIITDDKGFTVTSRGVCWSTNENPSIRDNKTENGAGGGSFISSINDLKPGTRYYVRSYATNSKGTGYGMAMSFTTNYDPILTTKEITEITHTTATSGGNITDDGGGYITARGVVWSKSEKPSISDSKTDDGEGMGSFTSKIVDLDPNSTYYVRAYATNSVGTVYGNQFVFKTLEVPWRESNEIQFTKIASSPQYTKLSSLSGKGHVMYKVNKIGEGGSSPYFLDKVKVKYTGWYKNNWEKSDSYIDDHGNTFTNKVVFDTTSKNNIPRTFSVNGVIDGFSTALQHMKEGDIWEIWVPWELGYGSSGSGNIPGYTTLVFEIELMEIM from the coding sequence ATGACAACAACTAAAAAAATCTACTTCTATGTATTAATCCTCATAGGATCAATTCTGTTATTTTTAAACAGCTGCGAAAAGGGTGATATTGATGACAACGGTGGTAATAATGAAAAAGGAGATGTGCCCGTTTTGTCTACAACAGAGATAACAGATATTACTAATACAACTGCCACATCAGGTGGTATAATAACCGACGATAAAGGATTTACAGTTACATCAAGGGGAGTATGCTGGAGTACAAATGAAAACCCATCCATCAGAGACAATAAAACAGAAAATGGTGCGGGAGGTGGAAGTTTTATAAGTAGTATAAATGACTTAAAGCCCGGCACAAGATACTATGTTAGGTCGTATGCTACAAATAGCAAAGGTACTGGATATGGTATGGCAATGTCGTTTACAACCAATTATGACCCCATTCTTACTACAAAGGAAATAACCGAAATAACCCATACTACTGCCACGTCTGGTGGGAATATTACTGATGATGGAGGAGGATATATAACTGCAAGGGGGGTTGTCTGGAGTAAAAGTGAAAAGCCATCCATCAGCGATAGTAAAACAGATGATGGTGAGGGTATGGGTAGTTTTACAAGCAAAATTGTTGACTTGGATCCAAACTCTACTTATTATGTTAGAGCATATGCTACTAATAGCGTAGGAACAGTATATGGAAATCAATTTGTTTTTAAAACTCTTGAAGTACCTTGGAGAGAATCTAATGAAATACAATTTACCAAAATCGCTTCCAGTCCGCAATACACAAAACTTAGCTCGTTGTCAGGAAAAGGTCATGTAATGTATAAGGTAAACAAGATTGGAGAAGGTGGAAGTTCTCCTTATTTCCTCGATAAAGTGAAAGTTAAATATACCGGTTGGTATAAAAATAACTGGGAAAAGTCAGACTCATACATAGATGATCATGGCAATACTTTCACCAATAAAGTTGTATTCGATACTACATCAAAAAATAATATTCCCAGAACCTTCAGTGTAAATGGTGTTATAGATGGTTTTTCAACTGCACTCCAACACATGAAAGAAGGTGATATATGGGAGATTTGGGTTCCATGGGAATTAGGCTATGGCTCATCAGGCTCAGGCAATATACCCGGATATACAACATTGGTTTTTGAAATTGAACTTATGGAAATAATGTAG
- a CDS encoding Fic family protein, which translates to MKNYKSGKFVNQGGYKSFQPTLLNRKWEIGDMQVISLLSKADRFLGRLDMYSEYVDIDLFIQMHIAKEATQSSKIEGTQTKIEEAFLAKSEISAEKRDDWEEVQNYIMAMNEAVEMLHRLPFSTRLIKQAHKVLLQGVRGQHKQPGEFRNSQNWIGGATLNDAIFIPPVHYEIDNLMSDIEKFANSENDFTPDLIKIALIHYQFETIHPFLDGNGRTGRLLITLYLVSKNILKRPILYLSDFFERHRTLYYDNLMRVRTHNDISQWLKFFLTGVVETSQNGVKTLSAIMQLKNSIEKSVDTLGKRGIDARLIIDYMYKKPIISASEIMKLIDKSPQTIYNLLADLEKLDIIKEITGAQRNKLYIFGAYIDCFK; encoded by the coding sequence ATGAAAAATTACAAGTCTGGAAAGTTTGTAAATCAAGGAGGCTATAAAAGCTTTCAGCCAACATTATTAAATAGGAAATGGGAAATTGGTGATATGCAAGTCATTAGCCTATTAAGCAAAGCTGATCGTTTCCTGGGACGCTTAGATATGTATTCTGAATATGTAGACATAGATTTGTTTATTCAAATGCATATTGCAAAAGAAGCTACACAATCATCGAAGATTGAGGGTACTCAGACGAAAATCGAAGAAGCTTTTTTAGCTAAATCAGAAATAAGTGCAGAGAAAAGAGATGATTGGGAAGAGGTTCAAAATTATATAATGGCAATGAATGAGGCTGTTGAAATGCTACACAGATTACCTTTCTCTACTAGACTTATAAAACAGGCTCATAAAGTCCTTTTACAAGGTGTTAGAGGCCAGCATAAACAACCTGGAGAGTTTCGAAATAGTCAAAACTGGATTGGTGGAGCCACTCTTAACGATGCAATATTTATTCCTCCAGTTCACTACGAGATAGACAACTTAATGTCAGATATTGAAAAATTCGCCAATTCAGAAAATGATTTTACACCCGACTTGATAAAAATTGCTCTAATTCATTATCAATTCGAAACTATACACCCTTTTTTAGATGGAAATGGAAGGACAGGCCGATTATTAATAACATTATATCTTGTTTCAAAAAATATTCTAAAGCGTCCAATTCTATATCTATCTGATTTTTTTGAACGCCATAGAACTTTATATTATGATAATTTAATGCGCGTTCGTACTCATAACGATATTAGTCAATGGTTAAAGTTTTTTCTTACAGGTGTTGTAGAAACTTCTCAAAATGGAGTAAAAACATTAAGTGCGATTATGCAGTTAAAAAACTCAATTGAAAAGAGTGTTGATACTTTAGGAAAAAGAGGCATAGATGCACGATTAATTATTGATTATATGTATAAGAAACCCATAATTTCTGCTTCTGAAATTATGAAGCTTATTGATAAATCACCACAAACAATTTATAATTTACTCGCTGACTTAGAAAAGTTAGATATAATTAAAGAAATTACAGGAGCTCAAAGAAACAAATTATATATTTTCGGAGCTTATATAGATTGCTTCAAATAA
- a CDS encoding transposase, protein MTRDRHQWSKEQKLQIIHEVEVNGLQPTLRKNHLSQSLFHKWKRRFNEQDMAGLEAQYPKVDPEKRRFVRMKAS, encoded by the coding sequence ATGACAAGAGATAGGCATCAATGGAGCAAGGAGCAGAAGCTCCAGATCATTCATGAAGTTGAAGTTAATGGATTACAACCCACGCTTCGAAAGAATCATCTCTCACAATCGTTGTTTCATAAATGGAAACGCCGATTTAATGAACAGGACATGGCAGGACTCGAGGCACAATATCCAAAAGTTGATCCGGAGAAAAGAAGGTTTGTTCGTATGAAAGCAAGCTAA
- a CDS encoding HipA domain-containing protein — MSQVSGRKFSHCSGCSAQAVAEYSTNTLLDLLRLFEVTVFSYLTGNNDMHLKNLSLIKTNDQWVFSPSYDLLNVQLHLPEDNEEMALIINGKKRNLTKEDFIDLGEKYGLNEKQVFNTFARFIKAEQKMKKAVQHPFLSSANRIQYIALLQERMQLFK; from the coding sequence ATTAGCCAAGTAAGTGGTAGAAAGTTCAGTCACTGTTCCGGGTGTTCAGCCCAAGCTGTTGCAGAATACTCAACCAATACATTATTAGATTTACTGCGACTTTTTGAAGTTACTGTTTTCAGCTATCTTACTGGAAATAATGATATGCATTTGAAGAATTTATCTTTGATAAAAACAAACGATCAATGGGTTTTTTCTCCATCCTATGATTTGCTGAATGTTCAGTTACATCTTCCTGAGGATAACGAAGAAATGGCTTTAATCATCAATGGAAAAAAAAGAAACCTAACGAAGGAAGATTTTATAGATTTAGGGGAAAAGTATGGATTAAACGAAAAACAAGTATTCAACACCTTTGCCCGATTTATCAAAGCGGAACAAAAAATGAAGAAAGCGGTACAGCATCCTTTTCTTTCTTCAGCTAACCGGATACAGTATATAGCTTTATTGCAAGAACGAATGCAACTCTTCAAATAA
- a CDS encoding vWA domain-containing protein: MKENYLKIIFVIDESGSMQGTESDVVGGFNNFIDQQRSQPHGKITVSLYKFNSHWSRVVNDLQLNEIRPLTNNDYTPGGLTALYDTIGNAINDIVKQTAYSESECNADTVIMVIITDGQENASSEYDSRKVKQMIQELEKSENWQFIYLGTDLNNFSDADTLGLKYQASSNKTNLKQKFNVVSEHSLRFRIADPEENKDRMMEAFIDDLEKDEDRDKR; the protein is encoded by the coding sequence ATGAAAGAAAATTATTTAAAAATCATTTTTGTTATCGATGAAAGTGGCTCTATGCAAGGAACCGAATCGGATGTTGTTGGTGGATTCAACAATTTTATTGATCAACAAAGATCACAACCTCATGGTAAGATAACTGTTTCATTGTATAAATTCAACAGCCATTGGAGCAGGGTAGTAAATGATCTTCAGTTGAATGAAATTCGTCCATTGACAAATAACGATTACACCCCGGGAGGTCTCACCGCTCTATATGACACAATCGGAAATGCAATCAACGACATTGTAAAGCAAACTGCTTATTCAGAATCGGAATGCAATGCCGATACGGTGATAATGGTTATCATTACCGATGGCCAGGAAAATGCCTCAAGTGAATATGATTCCCGGAAAGTAAAACAGATGATCCAGGAACTTGAAAAAAGTGAAAACTGGCAATTTATTTACCTGGGCACTGACCTGAACAACTTTTCGGATGCGGATACGTTGGGCCTTAAATACCAGGCCTCATCAAACAAAACGAACCTGAAACAAAAATTTAACGTTGTTTCTGAACATTCGTTACGGTTTAGAATAGCCGATCCTGAAGAAAATAAAGACAGAATGATGGAGGCTTTTATTGATGATTTGGAAAAAGATGAGGATAGGGATAAGCGCTAA
- a CDS encoding SOS response-associated peptidase → MCFTISVEKKTKEAIRKYLNANKGVQSDIDFDDDYFLVSGFAHPKLPIIKQGKIELSEWGLIPSFAYSDEMARDIREKTLNARSDTIHEKRSYKSSIKNQRAILVVDGFFEWKHEGNTKIPYYVFPKDNTVFSFGCIYNLWTNKRTGESVDTFSIITTDANPMMEVIHNSKKRMPLILSKSDISTWVNPETDINIIKGLMKPFPETEMDAYQISRNAGNSKINRNFPGIKEQVDNANLF, encoded by the coding sequence ATGTGTTTTACCATTTCAGTTGAGAAAAAAACAAAAGAAGCGATCCGGAAATACCTGAATGCCAATAAAGGTGTACAGAGTGATATTGACTTTGACGACGATTATTTCCTAGTATCGGGTTTTGCTCACCCCAAACTGCCCATTATCAAACAGGGCAAGATTGAACTTTCGGAATGGGGCCTGATACCATCATTTGCGTACAGCGACGAGATGGCCAGGGATATCCGGGAAAAAACACTGAATGCCCGGTCCGACACTATCCACGAGAAACGTTCCTACAAATCATCTATTAAAAACCAACGTGCTATACTGGTCGTGGATGGTTTTTTTGAGTGGAAGCACGAAGGCAATACCAAAATACCTTACTATGTTTTTCCGAAGGACAATACGGTGTTCAGCTTCGGCTGCATTTACAACCTGTGGACCAATAAGCGTACCGGAGAGAGTGTTGATACTTTCTCAATCATCACCACCGATGCTAACCCAATGATGGAGGTAATCCACAATTCAAAGAAAAGAATGCCTCTGATCCTTTCAAAATCGGATATCAGCACATGGGTCAATCCCGAGACAGACATTAATATAATAAAAGGGCTGATGAAGCCTTTCCCAGAAACAGAAATGGATGCCTACCAGATATCCAGGAATGCGGGTAATTCAAAAATCAATCGTAATTTCCCGGGTATCAAAGAACAGGTTGATAATGCAAATTTATTTTAA
- a CDS encoding CYTH domain-containing protein, whose translation MGYEIERKFLVDGDYRTHSFERFIIKQGYLSLSGTSVIRVRVNGEKAFLTVKSASEEGGIKRNEWEYEIPVGDAEEMLLLCEGAVIDKIRYLINYEGHLFEVDEFYGSNEGLVIAEIELEEEDEPFEKPDWLRGEVTGDIRYYNSSLSMHPYKEWDAK comes from the coding sequence ATGGGATACGAAATAGAACGTAAGTTTCTGGTAGATGGAGATTATAGAACTCATTCTTTTGAGAGGTTTATAATTAAACAGGGCTATTTGTCCCTTTCAGGAACAAGTGTTATCCGTGTACGTGTTAATGGAGAAAAGGCATTTCTTACCGTTAAAAGCGCTTCGGAGGAAGGGGGGATAAAACGGAACGAATGGGAGTATGAAATTCCGGTAGGGGATGCCGAAGAGATGCTGCTGTTATGTGAGGGAGCCGTGATTGATAAGATCAGGTATCTTATCAATTATGAAGGGCATTTATTTGAAGTTGATGAATTCTATGGTAGCAACGAAGGGCTGGTTATTGCGGAGATCGAGCTGGAAGAGGAAGATGAGCCTTTTGAAAAGCCTGATTGGCTGCGGGGTGAAGTAACTGGAGACATACGCTATTACAACTCATCACTCTCTATGCATCCCTACAAAGAGTGGGATGCGAAATAA
- a CDS encoding branched-chain amino acid aminotransferase, which translates to MNAIDWSNISFGYMKTDYNVRSNYRDGKWSDPELETSEYLNLHMAATCLHYGQEAFEGLKAFRGKDGKIRIFRMRENALRLQSSCRGIMMAELPLELFEEMVLLVVKKNEHFVPPYDSGASLYIRPLLIGTSAQVGVKPAREYTFLIFVTPVGPYFKEGFKPTPMVIMREYDRAAPLGTGTYKVGGNYAASLKSGELAHEMGYSAVLYLDAREKKYIDECGPANFFGIRDNTYITPKSESILPSITNKSLMQLAEEIGLKVEQRPVLEEELATFEEAGACGTAAVISPILRIDDLSENRSYKISKDGKAGPICEQLYHKLRAIQYGDEPDKYGWVTIVE; encoded by the coding sequence ATGAATGCTATCGATTGGTCAAATATATCATTTGGCTATATGAAAACCGACTACAATGTCCGCAGTAACTACCGAGATGGAAAATGGAGCGACCCTGAATTGGAAACTTCGGAGTACCTGAACCTACACATGGCTGCCACATGCCTTCACTATGGGCAGGAAGCATTTGAGGGTCTGAAAGCCTTTCGTGGAAAAGACGGGAAGATACGAATCTTCCGCATGCGTGAGAATGCTTTGCGCCTGCAGTCATCCTGCCGTGGTATCATGATGGCCGAACTGCCGTTAGAACTCTTTGAAGAGATGGTGTTGCTCGTTGTAAAGAAAAACGAACATTTTGTCCCACCCTACGATAGTGGGGCTTCACTCTACATCCGGCCGCTGCTTATCGGCACAAGTGCCCAGGTAGGTGTAAAGCCGGCAAGAGAGTATACTTTCCTTATTTTTGTAACACCCGTGGGGCCCTATTTTAAGGAGGGATTTAAGCCCACACCTATGGTGATCATGCGTGAATACGACCGCGCAGCGCCACTTGGCACGGGAACATACAAAGTGGGTGGCAACTATGCTGCCAGCCTGAAATCGGGAGAGCTAGCACACGAAATGGGCTATTCAGCCGTACTCTACCTCGACGCCAGAGAGAAAAAATATATCGACGAATGTGGCCCTGCCAATTTTTTCGGCATCAGGGATAACACCTATATTACACCAAAATCCGAATCTATTCTGCCCTCTATCACAAACAAAAGCCTGATGCAGCTGGCAGAAGAGATAGGGCTCAAGGTGGAGCAACGTCCCGTATTAGAAGAAGAGCTTGCCACATTTGAAGAAGCGGGCGCTTGCGGCACAGCCGCCGTAATCAGCCCCATTCTGCGGATCGACGACCTAAGTGAGAATAGATCCTACAAAATTTCAAAAGACGGGAAAGCAGGCCCTATATGTGAGCAGTTGTATCATAAGCTCCGGGCCATTCAGTATGGTGACGAACCCGATAAATATGGTTGGGTGACTATTGTTGAATAA